The following is a genomic window from Plasmodium yoelii strain 17X genome assembly, chromosome: 12.
ACTATCTACATCTTCTGCAATAACTAAAAGAGATGATTGGTTTTGTAAAACATGTTCTAAAACTGGCAATAAAGATTTTACacttgatatttttttttcatgtataagtatatatggCTTATCTAATTCAACTTTTTGATCtttactattattaataaaataaggaGATATATAGCCTCTATCAAATTTTATACCTTCTACAATTTCTAATTCATGTTGTAATGTTTTTCCTTCTGTTACAGTTATAGTTCCTTCTTTTCCAACTTTTTTCATAGTATCAGCAATTAATTGacctatatttttatcaccaTTAGCTGATATACTTGCTACATTAAATATTTCTTCAGTTGTGGTTAcatctttttttattgaatttaaatattctaaAACTTTTTCAACTCCTTTATTTATTCCTCTTAATAAATCCATAGGGTTCATTCCAGAATCTACTGCTTTACACCCTTGTTGGAAAATAGACCGAGCTAAAATAGTAGCTGTTGTTGTTCCATCACCTGCTTTATCATTCGTATTTGCTGCAACTTGCTTAACCATTTGTGCTCCGAGATTTGctaattttttgttaaacTCTATACTTTTTGCAACTGTTACTCCATCTTTTGTTATTTTGGGAGATCCAAATGATTGctctattattacatttcTCCCTTTGGGTCCTAGAGTCACACTGACTGCATCTGCCAACTTGTTACACCCTTTCGTAAAAGCAAAAAGCGATTAACATTTGTCATGCACACTGCTAAGTAATgctaaacaaaataaacaaactAAGCAATACTAAACAAACTAAGCAAAATAAACAATACTAAACACATGCATAATGCACAATATATACTGCGCAATGCACGATTGCTGCACagagataaattaaaaaacgtTCAATTTGATTATCTAACCTATTAACATAGCGGTTCTAGCATCACTTCCAAATCGAATATCTTTGGCTACATTCcttttttgaattttatttaacaTCGAAACACATTTATCTGCATTTCCATTCTGTATTGTTTTCCCACACAATCTCGATAACATTTTGAAAAAGTtataacaaattaataaaatgataaaaaatgataaaaaatgataaaaaatgataaaaaatgataaaaaatagtaaaaaaatgaataaaatgataatatttttgtatatatttaaaattgtgaattattatataaatagcCTAAGTAATATCTTAGAGAAATTACcaacatattataatatacgaattgtttataaaaaaatataaatggaacattaaaaagtataaagtgtgaattaaaaagaaaaaaatatttatgcaaATAGAAGATCTATTgcttatatacaaatataaggatatgaaaaaaatatcttttttaattatataaaaaaataaaagtgtatatatatatcatccTGTGTTTCTTTATTCAAAATGGTAATTTTATAGGCGAcgctattattttttttatgggaAATGAAAAGGCCCCATACCAAATTGCCCCATGTAAAATTGGCCCATGTAAAATTGCCCCATTTATTAATACGGCTCGATATTATATCTGATACACAGCTTTAAACACAAAAGTATAGCCAAGTTAAAAATAAGCAAGTTTAAAGTAAGCAATTTATGAGGTGCATAACAATAGTATTCCTTTGATAATTCAGTacatgtattaaaaaaaaaaaggatccaatttttaataaatatataaaaatgtgggaaaataaaagaatctacatatattattgtcgtatgaaatatagaaaaatatttacattttaattaaaaagagataaaattaaaagtgtatataaaataaatatttttttaatttatttatattatctaaTTGGTAATACCCCATATGGTGTTAATATACACAAAGGGATATATTttgtggaaaaaaataagaaaaaaaaagaaaaaaatatgaaaaaaatatgaaaaaaaaaatgatgttTACAAGATTATATAATACACATATGGATATTACACCAATGTGATTTAAAATAGatggttatttttttttagtctaatttttttaaaaataatggaaaattttctataatatatttattatttatttcatgttCTTGATtatattcatcattttcctttttttttaattttacttGATATATTTGTGTTTCGTTTGAAATGCTGAAGTTTGGGGATGGGTcctaaaataaagaaaagcgaataaaaatatgtaaagaGCTGTTATTATCACATTATTTTTCAGTTTGTGTATATTTCTCAGTTTGTGTATATTTCTCAGTTTGTGTATATTTCTCAGTTTTGTTATATTTCTAAGTTTGTGTATATTTCTCAGTTTGTGTATACTTGACTATTTTGCCAACTAAAATCTAAAACTTGTTTCCATTTGTTCGAAGttctatttatatttattttttctaataaatttggtaattcatcaaaatttaaattataaggaaaaaaaaacagctTTTCTGAGCTAATAATTATAGGgaaaaaatgacgaaaaatgacgaaaaatgatggaaaattatgaaaaattatgaaaaatgatgaaataataaatgttgTATTTTCGCCTTTTTTACAGCCGTACCTTTCAATTATAGGAGAGCTCATCGaatttatgtaaaaatttgtattaaCAGTATTATGTATCCTTATCTGcaatattataaatgtgcataaaaataaataaatttaaatttagGTTACACCCTTGATTTTATTAATCTGTTTTCCTCTTATTATACCTGCTTAGAATTTACCAAAATATTACAATCAACACAatcataaattaataaagatGACTCAACTGCTGGGGTCCTATAAGTGCacaaatgataaaaaaataaaaaatataaaaaatatatataaatatataaatataaatatatataaatatataaatatgaatatatattgttctaTGGTTAAAAGacatattacatttttttgttctacttttttaaaataataccaAATAGTGcaatttgatatattttgtataaaaacAGAACTTAATATATCAAGGATTATAATTTCACAATTattctgaaaaaaaaaaataaattcacTCCATTTAAACACACGAACTATGATAAtaacgaaataaaaaatttatgaaatatatataattcacttttttttttgtttttgtttcTATAGTaaccatattatttattagcAAACTCGAATAAGTGCCTTCGCCTATTCCTCTTATTATTCTAttcaataatttaaaaaaaaaaaaaatttaaaaaaaaaaataatttataaaaattactatattcacatttcgttattttatctcaaatatatatgcatatttaagAGTGCAACccactttatatttttatcattttggaaagataaattatgtttatttagATCGAATTGCATGTCTATTATCTCATTATGTTCAGGATCTTCACTAACATAATCATTTtttggaataaaaaaattatcatcgaaatttttattaacattttgaCATTCTatcttattttcatttttaatcatttcatgttttaaattatccAGCTCTTttgttatttcttttattttctattaaGTGGAAGAAGCGGCAAAGCATAACAAAGCATAGTAAAATAGCAAAGCATAACAAAATTTAGTAAAATTTAGCAAAGCATAGACGAATTAACCTTATCGTAAACAATGATCGAACTGTGCCTAAGGAGCTGGAAATATGCGTTTGagatattttcttttaatttgatACATTCAGAATATAATTCATTAATTTCATGTAACTTGCTGATATTAAATTTGTCATTTTTCAAATCTccaactttatttttaatctCTATATAGCGAAAGGTACatgcaatatatttatatttatgttaaatTTTGACGATAAGACAAAAAGGAAAAGGTGGGGAGTAAATTATAACACTAAACTaaacacacacacacacacatatactacacatatatactacacatatatactacacatatatactacacatttatatatgtagaacatttaaaaataataaaataaattaaaataaaataaaatgaattaaaataaaataaaacctTTTAACTTATTATGAACTAAATGATCACAATCATCTTTTGTTAATTTTCCATTCATGGTTGTTTTGTTTtcaaaacaaataaatataataattatattaataattggATACACCAATTCtaatcaaataataaaacctTAACAATAATAGtaaggaaaaataaaaaaaaataatatcaaaggaaataaattatatacaaggataacatataaaataaaaacaacccccaaatataaacattgtttttttttttttttttttttttttttttatttgattaaaataataattcaaataaatgaaatatatacacaaaaGTATAAATTTGTTGGCTTTTATTAacaatgataaaataaatttttaagaatttttaagaatttttatgaatttttatgatttaaaATAAGCAAATTTTTGTACGATATGTTAACAATAATTTTGTaggaaataatttaaaatgataaaacatAATTACCCAAAAGTATGTATTAAAGCTTTTAATAAATTGTGTATTATTACCAAAtgtgtattttatttataatttttaaagcTTGATATGTTTCCTAAAACGTGGAAAATGTATGAACTCGCATAGGAAAGTTAAAACTATATTAAAACTATATTAAaactatattaattttgtattattttgtactttttttgctttgtattttttaaattggggaaaaaaaatattcggGCATTTGCTGGGAAACTACTATATAACTTTTAATTTCCtctcataaaaattattagtaTGTCTTTAAAAGTGTTAGggaaataattaaaaaataaaataataaaataataaaatgtataataataataataaaatgtataataataataataaaatatataataataataataaaatatataataatttttattttaatcaatattaaattaaaaaacacATAAATACACACCTTAGGCAAAAAGAAAAAACGCACATGCGTGTATACTTTTGTGTTAGAGCAATCATtgagattaaaaaaaaaaaaaaaaaaaaaaaaaaaggcaAAATTTATgggaatattatataaattgtaaaaataagatatatttattttatgatcTTATTAATGGATTTGTCAttaattatcattatttttttcgagattttattttacttatttattttattttattatataatattttattttgtttaatttcatttttatttcatttattcacattttaattatcataaatacTACACCAAATATTCAtctcatttattttatttattattttgacaAAATGGATAAAGAACAATATCACACTCAAGAGGTATTATTAAAAGCTCAGTATAATGATGAGATATTGAAGGAAAATCAATTTAGATgggtaataaataaaaagaataaataaGCACACTAACATAAGCTAgtaaatatgtacatataatttttatttattttttcattttttcattttttcatttatttttctcataTTTTCATCACTAATATGACTAACCTTAGGTTATGTTCCCTATAAAGTACAAAACATTTTGGGTAAATTCAAAAAACATGAAAATTGTTTGATCCTTGAATCAGAATATGTAAactatatattatgatatgtacatatatatatatattttttttttttttttttttttttttttttttagaattatTACAAAGAAATAGAGTCCCTTTTTTGGACTGCAGAAGATCATAACTTCGATAAAGACAAGCCCTTTTTGAATTCTATGGATAAAACTACATTATCTAAATTGCTAGAACTATTTTGCTTTTACAGTTTGAAGTAAGAAAAATAGTTAGCTCAATTTGAAAGGCACACACACAGTTTAATGTTATTTCGTCTGCCAATTCGTCTGtctatttgtttttttcattttttcccatttttttttcccatttttttttcccatttttttttcccattttttccaTCCCTTTCAGAGATTTACACTTACGCGATGAGCAAGCAATCATAACGAGCAAATTGTTAGATATCATTCAAATACCGGAAGGGAGAGCTTTTTATGGGTTTCAAATGTGCATggaaaatatacataatgaAGTATATGCATGTATTTTTGAATCATATTCTTTAGATtctaaacaaaaaaaagaaataattgaTAAAGTACTAAAATATGAAAgtgtttttaaaaaacaaaattggTTATATAACGAATTTGAAGCTAATATTCCTTTTTATAATAAGCttattcttttatatatatcaaaagtACTTTTTAATGGAGGTTTTAGTATATTAGCTAGCTATtgtaaagaaaataatatcttATCATCTTTTACTGGAGTACATGCAAAAATACAAAGAGATGAATATTTGCAAGGTGATTTTTCTGTTATGTGTTGtaatcatttaaataataaattaagatATGAGAatgtattaaattattttaaagcTGCTGTTGAATtagaatataatttttgtgtAGACATGTTagattttgattttttaaaaataacaaaagaCCAAGTAAAAC
Proteins encoded in this region:
- a CDS encoding tubulin binding cofactor c, putative produces the protein MNGKLTKDDCDHLVHNKLKEIKNKVGDLKNDKFNISKLHEINELYSECIKLKENISNAYFQLLRHSSIIVYDKKIKEITKELDNLKHEMIKNENKIECQNVNKNFDDNFFIPKNDYVSEDPEHNEIIDMQFDLNKHNLSFQNDKNIKIIRGIGEGTYSSLLINNMNNCEIIILDILSSVFIQNISNCTIWTPAVESSLLIYDCVDCNILVNSKQIRIHNTVNTNFYINSMSSPIIESSEKLFFFPYNLNFDELPNLLEKININRTSNKWKQVLDFSWQNSQDPSPNFSISNETQIYQVKLKKKENDEYNQEHEINNKYIIENFPLFLKKLD
- a CDS encoding ribonucleoside-diphosphate reductase small chain, putative → MDKEQYHTQEVLLKAQYNDEILKENQFRWVMFPIKYKTFWNYYKEIESLFWTAEDHNFDKDKPFLNSMDKTTLSKLLELFCFYSLKDLHLRDEQAIITSKLLDIIQIPEGRAFYGFQMCMENIHNEVYACIFESYSLDSKQKKEIIDKVLKYESVFKKQNWLYNEFEANIPFYNKLILLYISKVLFNGGFSILASYCKENNILSSFTGVHAKIQRDEYLQGDFSVMCCNHLNNKLRYENVLNYFKAAVELEYNFCVDMLDFDFLKITKDQVKQFLQYLADTMLLNLKYPKHYNSKYPFAWKEFSKIVVSENAKNESVKKSSDLYGEKQITFDEDF